The proteins below come from a single Loxodonta africana isolate mLoxAfr1 chromosome 20, mLoxAfr1.hap2, whole genome shotgun sequence genomic window:
- the CCDC54 gene encoding coiled-coil domain-containing protein 54 produces MYKLQPKRIKSAAGQMWTSNVSKIRKTLKNVYHKCKIQHPYSTRYPSMASYDCAQDDISIDEEMNVRAMLQDIKTSQIELLSQMTDTVTSVTKIQKKNDLYQKQMEALETRVNVNKDKQCTIINNIFSMKEDMDDLKKKMMTLGNHSSCSSIHRLEVLGGEKDEEIIELLQKLIQSETLKKTSVSSESRISSTTPEEVPNYPGPTSHLKGKAISPQNKTLKKSNHPNTSRSCQKAKSNIYIYPDFSTWIKLTFVHGGKWRFFLSATKLEEFIQWLLSRPTVLPEEPQLITQKYCPFTGPIASLTTVCLSVFNYVYCLFGSSKEEVTRL; encoded by the coding sequence ATGTACAAACTTCAACCCAAGAGAATAAAATCGGCTGCTGGCCAGATGTGGACTTCAAATGTCTCTAAAATCAGAAAAACTCTTAAAAATGTTTACCATAAATGCAAGATCCAGCACCCATATTCAACTAGATATCCAAGTATGGCTTCCTACGATTGTGCTCAAGATGACATTAGCATTGATGAAGAAATGAATGTTAGAGCAATGCTCCAAGATATTAAAACTTCCCAAATTGAACTCCTCAGCCAAATGACTGACACTGTCACTTCAGTAACAAAAATCCAGAAAAAGAATGACCTTTATCAGAAGCAAATGGAGGCACTGGAAACCAGAGTGAATGTTAACAAAGACAAACAATGCACAATAATTAACAATATCTTCTCTATGAAAGAAGACATGGATGACTTAAAGAAGAAGATGATGACACTGGGAAACCACAGTTCTTGCTCCAGCATACATCGTTTAGAGGTCCTAGGGGGAGAAAAGGATGAAGAAATCATAGAATTGCTTCAGAAACTCATACAATCAGAAACTCTGAAGAAAACCTCAGTCTCTTCAGAATCTAGAATCTCTTCAACAACACCAGAGGAAGTCCCCAATTACCCAGGCCCCACTAGTCATCTTAAAGGAAAAGCAATTTCTCCCCAAAATAAAACTCTGAAGAAAAGTAACCATCCAAACACATCAAGAAGCTGTCAAAAAGCAaagtcaaatatttatatttaccCAGACTTCAGTACATGGATCAAGCTAACTTTTGTCCATGGAGGAAAGTGGAGATTTTTCCTTAGTGCCACCAAACTGGAGGAGTTCATCCAGTGGCTTCTTTCTAGGCCAACTGTCCTTCCTGAGGAACCACAGCTCATTACCCAGAAATACTGCCCGTTTACTGGGCCTATTGCAAGCTTGACCACAGTCTGTCTCTCTGTTTTCAACTATGTTTACTGCCTCTTTGGTTCCTCAAAAGAGGAAGTAACTCGACTGTAG